The following proteins come from a genomic window of Triticum aestivum cultivar Chinese Spring chromosome 6A, IWGSC CS RefSeq v2.1, whole genome shotgun sequence:
- the LOC123128042 gene encoding protein NRT1/ PTR FAMILY 7.2, which yields MSANEGELKMRVIAMGGEAAAERRAAEEKLCEYTLDGSVDIKGRPAVKGKSGGWLAGGLILVNQGLATMAFFGVNVNLVLFLTRVVQQSNGDAANNVSKWTGTVYMFSLIGAFLSDSYWGRYKTCAIFQAIFVLGLGLLSLSSRLYLIRPVGCGTEHTPCASHSGTEMGIFYIALYMIAFGNGGYQPNIATFGADQFDEEDPAEAHSKVSFFSYFYLALNLGSLFSNTFLSYLQDHGKWVIGFWASTAAAAAALLLFLSGTPQYRHAQPCGNPMASICQVASAACRNWKSGGVSQDVEILYEGDDKTDAGSRKLLHTKGFRFLDRAALTTEDTSSKLATCSKTRDQWKLCTVTQVEQVKSILRILPIWVCTILYSVVFTQMASLFVVQGAAMRRSTPLGSFSIPASSMSAFDILTVATTIFLYRRAICPFLARFTGRSTGPTELQRMGLGLVLGAMAMATAGTVEHFRKASATTANSSELHILWQVPQYALIGVSEVMMYVGQLEFFNGEMPDGFKSFGSALCMMSMSLGNYFSDIIVSAVTKATAVDGRPGWIPADLNEGHLNKFYFLLAILSVADFAVYLVFAGRYRKSCKVDGRSDDEEEGSADDEEACHA from the exons ATG TCTGCGAACGAGGGAGAGCTGAAGATGAGGGTGATCGCCATGGGCGGCGAGGCCGCCGCCGAGAGGAGGGCTGCCGAGGAGAAGCTCTGCGAGTACACCCTGGACGGCTCCGTGGACATCAAGGGGCGGCCGGCGGTGAAGGGCAAGTCGGGAGGATGGCTCGCCGGAGGCCTTATTCTCG TGAACCAGGGCCTGGCGACGATGGCCTTCTTCGGCGTGAACGTGAACCTGGTGCTGTTCCTGACGAGGGTGGTGCAGCAGAGCAACGGCGACGCGGCCAACAACGTGAGCAAGTGGACCGGCACCGTCTACATGTTCTCCCTCATCGGCGCCTTCCTCAGCGACTCCTACTGGGGCCGCTACAAGACCTGCGCCATCTTCCAGGCCATCTTCGTCCTC GGGCTCGGGCTGCTGTCGCTCTCCTCGCGGCTATACCTCATCAGGCCGGTGGGGTGCGGCACGGAGCACACGCCCTGCGCCTCGCACTCCGGCACGGAGATGGGGATCTTCTACATCGCGCTCTACATGATCGCCTTCGGCAACGGCGGCTACCAGCCCAACATCGCCACCTTCGGGGCCGACCAGTTCGACGAGGAGGACCCCGCCGAGGCGCACTCCAAGGTCTCCTTCTTCAGCTACTTCTACCTGGCGCTCAACCTCGGCTCGCTCTTCTCCAACACCTTCCTCAGCTACCTCCAGGACCACGGCAAGTGGGTTATCGGGTTCtgggcctccaccgccgccgccgccgccgccctgctgcTCTTCCTCAGCGGCACGCCCCAGTACCGCCACGCGCAGCCCTGCGGCAACCCCATGGCCAGCATCTGCCAGGTCGCCTCCGCCGCCTGCAGGAACTGGAAGTCCGGCGGCGTGTCGCAGGACGTCGAGATCCTGTACGAGGGCGACGACAAGACGGACGCCGGCTCAAGGAAGCTCCTGCACACCAAAGGCTTCAGGTTCTTGGACCGCGCGGCGCTCACCACCGAAGACACCAGCTCGAAGCTCGCCACCTGCAGCAAAACGCGCGACCAGTGGAAGCTGTGCACGGTGACGCAGGTGGAGCAAGTGAAGAGCATCCTGCGGATCCTCCCTATCTGGGTCTGCACCATCCTCTACTCCGTCGTCTTCACCCAGATGGCGTCGCTCTTCGTCGTGCAGGGAGCCGCGATGCGCCGATCAACACCTTTGGGCAGCTTCTCGATCCCGGCCTCCAGCATGTCGGCCTTCGACATCCTCACCGTCGCGACAACCATCTTCCTGTACCGGcgggccatctgcccgttcctggCACGGTTCACTGGACGCTCGACCGGACCCACGGAGCTGCAGAGGATGGGCCTCGGCCTGGTCCTCGGCGCAATGGCCATGGCCACCGCCGGCACGGTGGAGCACTTCAGGAAGGCCAGCGCGACCACGGCGAACAGCAGCGAGCTGCACATCCTATGGCAGGTGCCGCAGTACGCGCTGATCGGCGTGTCGGAGGTGATGATGTACGTGGGCCAGCTCGAGTTCTTCAACGGCGAGATGCCCGACGGGTTCAAGAGCTTCGGCAGCGCGCTGTGCATGATGTCCATGTCCCTCGGCAACTACTTCAGCGACATCATAGTCAGCGCGGTGACCAAGGCCACCGCGGTGGACGGGCGGCCGGGCTGGATCCCGGCGGACCTGAACGAGGGCCACCTCAACAAGTTCTACTTCCTGCTCGCCATACTCTCCGTTGCCGACTTCGCGGTGTACCTCGTCTTCGCCGGCCGCTACAGGAAGAGCTGCAAGGTGGACGGGCggagcgacgacgaggaggaagggAGCGCGGACGACGAGGAGGCATGCCACGCGTGA